A genomic stretch from Oreochromis niloticus isolate F11D_XX linkage group LG11, O_niloticus_UMD_NMBU, whole genome shotgun sequence includes:
- the jazf1b gene encoding juxtaposed with another zinc finger protein 1b isoform X1, giving the protein MTGIAAASFFSNACRFGGCGLHFDSLAELIVHIEDNHIDTDPCLLEKQEQQQPTYVALSYINRFMTDAARREHEALKKKVQPKLSLSLTGNLSRSNVSTPPRHTSGNLTPPVTPPITPSSSFRSSTPTGSECDEEDVEFEESDSDESWTTESAISSESILSSMYMNGGDEKPFACPVPGCKKRYKNVNGIKYHAKNGHRTQIRVRKPFKCRCGKSYKTSQGLRHHTINFHPPISTDMIRKLQQ; this is encoded by the exons ATGACAGGCATCGCCGCTGCTTCCTTCTTTTCCAACGCTTGCAGGTTCGGGGGCTGCGGACTTCACTTCGACTCGCTGGCCGAGCTCATCGTCCACATCGAGGATAACCACATCG ATACAGACCCATGTCTCCTGGagaagcaggagcagcagcagcccacaTATGTTGCTCTTAGTTATATCAACAG GTTCATGACAGATGCTGCAAGGCGAGAACACGAGGCCCTGAAGAAGAAGGTGCAGCCCAAGTTGTCTCTGTCTCTTACAGGCAATCTGTCACGCAgcaatgtttccacaccacccCGCCACACCAGTGGAAACCTCACCCCTCCAGTCACCCCACCCATCACCCCTTCTTCTTCCTTCCGCAGCAGCACACCTACAG GAAGTGAGTGTGACGAAGAGGATGTAGAGTTTGAGGAGTCTGACAGTGATGAGTCGTGGACCACAGAAAGCGCCATCAGCTCTGAGTCCATCCTCAGTTCCATGTACATGAACGGAGGAGATGAAAAGCCTTTTGCATGCCCAGTTCCAGGATGTAAAAAGAGATATAAG AATGTAAACGGAATTAAGTATCATGCCAAGAACGGCCACCGAACTCAGATAAGGGTGCGCAAACCCTTTAAGTGTCGCTGTGGGAAGAGCTACAAAACATCTCAGGGTCTCCGCCACCACACAATCAACTTCCACCCACCCATCTCTACTGACATGATCCGCAAGTTGCAGCAGTAG
- the jazf1b gene encoding juxtaposed with another zinc finger protein 1b isoform X2: MRGRREVRFKDTDPCLLEKQEQQQPTYVALSYINRFMTDAARREHEALKKKVQPKLSLSLTGNLSRSNVSTPPRHTSGNLTPPVTPPITPSSSFRSSTPTGSECDEEDVEFEESDSDESWTTESAISSESILSSMYMNGGDEKPFACPVPGCKKRYKNVNGIKYHAKNGHRTQIRVRKPFKCRCGKSYKTSQGLRHHTINFHPPISTDMIRKLQQ, from the exons atgagaggaagaagagaggttagatttaaag ATACAGACCCATGTCTCCTGGagaagcaggagcagcagcagcccacaTATGTTGCTCTTAGTTATATCAACAG GTTCATGACAGATGCTGCAAGGCGAGAACACGAGGCCCTGAAGAAGAAGGTGCAGCCCAAGTTGTCTCTGTCTCTTACAGGCAATCTGTCACGCAgcaatgtttccacaccacccCGCCACACCAGTGGAAACCTCACCCCTCCAGTCACCCCACCCATCACCCCTTCTTCTTCCTTCCGCAGCAGCACACCTACAG GAAGTGAGTGTGACGAAGAGGATGTAGAGTTTGAGGAGTCTGACAGTGATGAGTCGTGGACCACAGAAAGCGCCATCAGCTCTGAGTCCATCCTCAGTTCCATGTACATGAACGGAGGAGATGAAAAGCCTTTTGCATGCCCAGTTCCAGGATGTAAAAAGAGATATAAG AATGTAAACGGAATTAAGTATCATGCCAAGAACGGCCACCGAACTCAGATAAGGGTGCGCAAACCCTTTAAGTGTCGCTGTGGGAAGAGCTACAAAACATCTCAGGGTCTCCGCCACCACACAATCAACTTCCACCCACCCATCTCTACTGACATGATCCGCAAGTTGCAGCAGTAG